A window of the Tenebrio molitor chromosome 1, icTenMoli1.1, whole genome shotgun sequence genome harbors these coding sequences:
- the LOC138137339 gene encoding gustatory receptor for sugar taste 64e-like isoform X2 yields MCLLIRGVLRQTKLGLVVHILIKLWCDRSRSKTVLEMHDQNRIIVYRSKSTTNNFYSSAKFVFILGRCFGVLPVHRLAKLPADVHFRWGSLWVVYSLLLASLMVFGIIVSHAHPHESFTLSHWATTVFYLFGIVTLMSHLQLARRFREFIADWTRIEEIMNHTYGYPDGLDLNLRVQSAICIGLHIGKNVSTVDPHLSPCFEGNILLGAGHCTTTGDEHKDFFENVSNDFHGALKIMLMVSPQKINVYCLKYIFQMAATTRTCVMVYNDLFIIAISICLALRFEQFTRHISQQKSFKSHNYWKQIRRNYNSLCVLCRNVDAHVSFLVLLSFSQNVFFVLTQMHHVLRIRSDNLGMVYFWYSLLHVLFQLVLVTLNGAWVNDASKKPKVVLEALPSATHNNEVSLEEIWTNDFPTVPDPPVASPDKLHRGGIDGERVVPDHQRAHLGYRQGCCELRAGPHPAVERLITPRINIRMLLELICHCSGPANDR; encoded by the exons ATGTGTTTACTGATTCGTGGTGTGCTTCGTCAAACGAAGCTCGGTTTAGTTGTACACATCTTAATAAAGCTCTGGTGTGATCGCTCTCGTTCCAAGACGGTCCTCGAGATGCACGACCAAAACAGAATCATTGTTTACAGATCAAAAAGCACAACAAACAACTTCTATTCTTCCGCAAAgttcgtttttattttgggGCGATGCTTTGGGGTCTTGCCGGTGCACAGACTTGCAAAGCTCCCGGCTGATGTGCACTTCAGATGGGGGTCGCTTTGGGTGGTTTACTCTCTTCTACTCGCGAGTCTCATGGTGTTTGGTATAATTGTCAGTCATGCCCACCCCCACGAAAGTTTCACTCTCTCGCATTGGG CCACAACAGTATTTTATCTCTTCGGGATCGTCACTTTAATGTCACATCTGCAGTTGGCCAGACGCTTCCGTGAATTTATTGCAGATTGGACTCGCATTGAGGAAATCATGAATCACACTTACGGTTATCCAGACGGTCTGGATTTGAACCTCCGGGTCCAGAGCGCCATCTGCATTGGCCTCCACATCGGTAAAAATGTCTCGACTGTCGATCCACATCTCTCACCCTGTTTTGAAGGAAATATTCTTTTGGGGGCTGGGCACTGTACTACCACCGGCGACGAACACAAAGACTTCTTCGAGAATGTTTCCAACGACTTCCACGGCGCCCTCAAGATCATGTTGATGGTGTCGCCCCAAAAAATCAATGTCTATTGtctcaaatatatttttcagatGGCGGCAACAACTCGTACGTGCGTGATGGTGTACAATGACTTATTTATTATCGCAATTAGTATCTGTCTGGCTTTGCGCTTTGAACAATTCACTCGCCACATTTCCCAACAGAAGAGC TTTAAGAGTCACAACTACTGGAAGCAAATCCGGCGGAATTACAACAGCTTGTGTGTTTTGTGCAGAAACGTGGACGCACACGTCTCGTTCCTCGTCCTTTTGTCCTTTTCGCAAAACGTGTTCTTTGTCCTCACCCAAATGCATCATGTTCTCAG GATCAGGAGTGACAACTTGGGGATGGTTTATTTCTGGTACTCGCTCCTCCACGTCTTGTTTCAGCTCGTGCTGGTCACCTTGAACGGAGCGTGGGTGAATGACGCCAGCAAGAAGCCTAAAGTAGTTCTGGAGGCGTTGCCCTCAGCTACACACAACAACGAAGTGAGTCTCGAGGAGATCTGGACAAATGACTTTCCGACTGTTCCAGATCCGCCGGTTGCTTCTCCAGATAAGCTTCACCGGGGTGGGATTGACGGGGAGCGGGTTGTTCCTGATCACCAGAGGGCTCATCTTGGAT ATCGCCAAGGCTGTTGTGAGTTACGAGCTGGTCCTCATCCAGCTGTCGAGCGACTAATAACGCCCAGGATAAACATTCGGATGCTCCTGGAATTAATTTGTCACTGTTCTGGACCGGCAAACGATCGCTGA
- the LOC138137339 gene encoding gustatory receptor for sugar taste 64e-like isoform X4 has protein sequence MCLLIRGVLRQTKLGLVVHILIKLWCDRSRSKTVLEMHDQNRIIVYRSKSTTNNFYSSAKFVFILGRCFGVLPVHRLAKLPADVHFRWGSLWVVYSLLLASLMVFGIIVSHAHPHESFTLSHWATTVFYLFGIVTLMSHLQLARRFREFIADWTRIEEIMNHTYGYPDGLDLNLRVQSAICIGLHIGNILLGAGHCTTTGDEHKDFFENVSNDFHGALKIMLMVSPQKINVYCLKYIFQMAATTRTCVMVYNDLFIIAISICLALRFEQFTRHISQQKSVSSQRPSLLFTNPKKFKSHNYWKQIRRNYNSLCVLCRNVDAHVSFLVLLSFSQNVFFVLTQMHHVLRIRSDNLGMVYFWYSLLHVLFQLVLVTLNGAWVNDASKKPKVVLEALPSATHNNEVSLEEIWTNDFPTVPDPPVASPDKLHRGGIDGERVVPDHQRAHLGYRQGCCELRAGPHPAVERLITPRINIRMLLELICHCSGPANDR, from the exons ATGTGTTTACTGATTCGTGGTGTGCTTCGTCAAACGAAGCTCGGTTTAGTTGTACACATCTTAATAAAGCTCTGGTGTGATCGCTCTCGTTCCAAGACGGTCCTCGAGATGCACGACCAAAACAGAATCATTGTTTACAGATCAAAAAGCACAACAAACAACTTCTATTCTTCCGCAAAgttcgtttttattttgggGCGATGCTTTGGGGTCTTGCCGGTGCACAGACTTGCAAAGCTCCCGGCTGATGTGCACTTCAGATGGGGGTCGCTTTGGGTGGTTTACTCTCTTCTACTCGCGAGTCTCATGGTGTTTGGTATAATTGTCAGTCATGCCCACCCCCACGAAAGTTTCACTCTCTCGCATTGGG CCACAACAGTATTTTATCTCTTCGGGATCGTCACTTTAATGTCACATCTGCAGTTGGCCAGACGCTTCCGTGAATTTATTGCAGATTGGACTCGCATTGAGGAAATCATGAATCACACTTACGGTTATCCAGACGGTCTGGATTTGAACCTCCGGGTCCAGAGCGCCATCTGCATTGGCCTCCACATCG GAAATATTCTTTTGGGGGCTGGGCACTGTACTACCACCGGCGACGAACACAAAGACTTCTTCGAGAATGTTTCCAACGACTTCCACGGCGCCCTCAAGATCATGTTGATGGTGTCGCCCCAAAAAATCAATGTCTATTGtctcaaatatatttttcagatGGCGGCAACAACTCGTACGTGCGTGATGGTGTACAATGACTTATTTATTATCGCAATTAGTATCTGTCTGGCTTTGCGCTTTGAACAATTCACTCGCCACATTTCCCAACAGAAGAGCGTAAGCTCGCAACGACCTTCGCTCCTTTTTACTAACCCCAAAAAGTTTAAGAGTCACAACTACTGGAAGCAAATCCGGCGGAATTACAACAGCTTGTGTGTTTTGTGCAGAAACGTGGACGCACACGTCTCGTTCCTCGTCCTTTTGTCCTTTTCGCAAAACGTGTTCTTTGTCCTCACCCAAATGCATCATGTTCTCAG GATCAGGAGTGACAACTTGGGGATGGTTTATTTCTGGTACTCGCTCCTCCACGTCTTGTTTCAGCTCGTGCTGGTCACCTTGAACGGAGCGTGGGTGAATGACGCCAGCAAGAAGCCTAAAGTAGTTCTGGAGGCGTTGCCCTCAGCTACACACAACAACGAAGTGAGTCTCGAGGAGATCTGGACAAATGACTTTCCGACTGTTCCAGATCCGCCGGTTGCTTCTCCAGATAAGCTTCACCGGGGTGGGATTGACGGGGAGCGGGTTGTTCCTGATCACCAGAGGGCTCATCTTGGAT ATCGCCAAGGCTGTTGTGAGTTACGAGCTGGTCCTCATCCAGCTGTCGAGCGACTAATAACGCCCAGGATAAACATTCGGATGCTCCTGGAATTAATTTGTCACTGTTCTGGACCGGCAAACGATCGCTGA
- the LOC138137339 gene encoding gustatory receptor for sugar taste 64e-like isoform X5, protein MCLLIRGVLRQTKLGLVVHILIKLWCDRSRSKTVLEMHDQNRIIVYRSKSTTNNFYSSAKFVFILGRCFGVLPVHRLAKLPADVHFRWGSLWVVYSLLLASLMVFGIIVSHAHPHESFTLSHWATTVFYLFGIVTLMSHLQLARRFREFIADWTRIEEIMNHTYGYPDGLDLNLRVQSAICIGLHIGNILLGAGHCTTTGDEHKDFFENVSNDFHGALKIMLMMAATTRTCVMVYNDLFIIAISICLALRFEQFTRHISQQKSVSSQRPSLLFTNPKKFKSHNYWKQIRRNYNSLCVLCRNVDAHVSFLVLLSFSQNVFFVLTQMHHVLRIRSDNLGMVYFWYSLLHVLFQLVLVTLNGAWVNDASKKPKVVLEALPSATHNNEVSLEEIWTNDFPTVPDPPVASPDKLHRGGIDGERVVPDHQRAHLGYRQGCCELRAGPHPAVERLITPRINIRMLLELICHCSGPANDR, encoded by the exons ATGTGTTTACTGATTCGTGGTGTGCTTCGTCAAACGAAGCTCGGTTTAGTTGTACACATCTTAATAAAGCTCTGGTGTGATCGCTCTCGTTCCAAGACGGTCCTCGAGATGCACGACCAAAACAGAATCATTGTTTACAGATCAAAAAGCACAACAAACAACTTCTATTCTTCCGCAAAgttcgtttttattttgggGCGATGCTTTGGGGTCTTGCCGGTGCACAGACTTGCAAAGCTCCCGGCTGATGTGCACTTCAGATGGGGGTCGCTTTGGGTGGTTTACTCTCTTCTACTCGCGAGTCTCATGGTGTTTGGTATAATTGTCAGTCATGCCCACCCCCACGAAAGTTTCACTCTCTCGCATTGGG CCACAACAGTATTTTATCTCTTCGGGATCGTCACTTTAATGTCACATCTGCAGTTGGCCAGACGCTTCCGTGAATTTATTGCAGATTGGACTCGCATTGAGGAAATCATGAATCACACTTACGGTTATCCAGACGGTCTGGATTTGAACCTCCGGGTCCAGAGCGCCATCTGCATTGGCCTCCACATCG GAAATATTCTTTTGGGGGCTGGGCACTGTACTACCACCGGCGACGAACACAAAGACTTCTTCGAGAATGTTTCCAACGACTTCCACGGCGCCCTCAAGATCATGTTGATG atGGCGGCAACAACTCGTACGTGCGTGATGGTGTACAATGACTTATTTATTATCGCAATTAGTATCTGTCTGGCTTTGCGCTTTGAACAATTCACTCGCCACATTTCCCAACAGAAGAGCGTAAGCTCGCAACGACCTTCGCTCCTTTTTACTAACCCCAAAAAGTTTAAGAGTCACAACTACTGGAAGCAAATCCGGCGGAATTACAACAGCTTGTGTGTTTTGTGCAGAAACGTGGACGCACACGTCTCGTTCCTCGTCCTTTTGTCCTTTTCGCAAAACGTGTTCTTTGTCCTCACCCAAATGCATCATGTTCTCAG GATCAGGAGTGACAACTTGGGGATGGTTTATTTCTGGTACTCGCTCCTCCACGTCTTGTTTCAGCTCGTGCTGGTCACCTTGAACGGAGCGTGGGTGAATGACGCCAGCAAGAAGCCTAAAGTAGTTCTGGAGGCGTTGCCCTCAGCTACACACAACAACGAAGTGAGTCTCGAGGAGATCTGGACAAATGACTTTCCGACTGTTCCAGATCCGCCGGTTGCTTCTCCAGATAAGCTTCACCGGGGTGGGATTGACGGGGAGCGGGTTGTTCCTGATCACCAGAGGGCTCATCTTGGAT ATCGCCAAGGCTGTTGTGAGTTACGAGCTGGTCCTCATCCAGCTGTCGAGCGACTAATAACGCCCAGGATAAACATTCGGATGCTCCTGGAATTAATTTGTCACTGTTCTGGACCGGCAAACGATCGCTGA
- the LOC138137339 gene encoding gustatory receptor for sugar taste 64e-like isoform X3, with product MCLLIRGVLRQTKLGLVVHILIKLWCDRSRSKTVLEMHDQNRIIVYRSKSTTNNFYSSAKFVFILGRCFGVLPVHRLAKLPADVHFRWGSLWVVYSLLLASLMVFGIIVSHAHPHESFTLSHWATTVFYLFGIVTLMSHLQLARRFREFIADWTRIEEIMNHTYGYPDGLDLNLRVQSAICIGLHIGKNVSTVDPHLSPCFEGNILLGAGHCTTTGDEHKDFFENVSNDFHGALKIMLMMAATTRTCVMVYNDLFIIAISICLALRFEQFTRHISQQKSVSSQRPSLLFTNPKKFKSHNYWKQIRRNYNSLCVLCRNVDAHVSFLVLLSFSQNVFFVLTQMHHVLRIRSDNLGMVYFWYSLLHVLFQLVLVTLNGAWVNDASKKPKVVLEALPSATHNNEVSLEEIWTNDFPTVPDPPVASPDKLHRGGIDGERVVPDHQRAHLGYRQGCCELRAGPHPAVERLITPRINIRMLLELICHCSGPANDR from the exons ATGTGTTTACTGATTCGTGGTGTGCTTCGTCAAACGAAGCTCGGTTTAGTTGTACACATCTTAATAAAGCTCTGGTGTGATCGCTCTCGTTCCAAGACGGTCCTCGAGATGCACGACCAAAACAGAATCATTGTTTACAGATCAAAAAGCACAACAAACAACTTCTATTCTTCCGCAAAgttcgtttttattttgggGCGATGCTTTGGGGTCTTGCCGGTGCACAGACTTGCAAAGCTCCCGGCTGATGTGCACTTCAGATGGGGGTCGCTTTGGGTGGTTTACTCTCTTCTACTCGCGAGTCTCATGGTGTTTGGTATAATTGTCAGTCATGCCCACCCCCACGAAAGTTTCACTCTCTCGCATTGGG CCACAACAGTATTTTATCTCTTCGGGATCGTCACTTTAATGTCACATCTGCAGTTGGCCAGACGCTTCCGTGAATTTATTGCAGATTGGACTCGCATTGAGGAAATCATGAATCACACTTACGGTTATCCAGACGGTCTGGATTTGAACCTCCGGGTCCAGAGCGCCATCTGCATTGGCCTCCACATCGGTAAAAATGTCTCGACTGTCGATCCACATCTCTCACCCTGTTTTGAAGGAAATATTCTTTTGGGGGCTGGGCACTGTACTACCACCGGCGACGAACACAAAGACTTCTTCGAGAATGTTTCCAACGACTTCCACGGCGCCCTCAAGATCATGTTGATG atGGCGGCAACAACTCGTACGTGCGTGATGGTGTACAATGACTTATTTATTATCGCAATTAGTATCTGTCTGGCTTTGCGCTTTGAACAATTCACTCGCCACATTTCCCAACAGAAGAGCGTAAGCTCGCAACGACCTTCGCTCCTTTTTACTAACCCCAAAAAGTTTAAGAGTCACAACTACTGGAAGCAAATCCGGCGGAATTACAACAGCTTGTGTGTTTTGTGCAGAAACGTGGACGCACACGTCTCGTTCCTCGTCCTTTTGTCCTTTTCGCAAAACGTGTTCTTTGTCCTCACCCAAATGCATCATGTTCTCAG GATCAGGAGTGACAACTTGGGGATGGTTTATTTCTGGTACTCGCTCCTCCACGTCTTGTTTCAGCTCGTGCTGGTCACCTTGAACGGAGCGTGGGTGAATGACGCCAGCAAGAAGCCTAAAGTAGTTCTGGAGGCGTTGCCCTCAGCTACACACAACAACGAAGTGAGTCTCGAGGAGATCTGGACAAATGACTTTCCGACTGTTCCAGATCCGCCGGTTGCTTCTCCAGATAAGCTTCACCGGGGTGGGATTGACGGGGAGCGGGTTGTTCCTGATCACCAGAGGGCTCATCTTGGAT ATCGCCAAGGCTGTTGTGAGTTACGAGCTGGTCCTCATCCAGCTGTCGAGCGACTAATAACGCCCAGGATAAACATTCGGATGCTCCTGGAATTAATTTGTCACTGTTCTGGACCGGCAAACGATCGCTGA
- the LOC138137339 gene encoding gustatory receptor for sugar taste 64e-like isoform X1 yields the protein MCLLIRGVLRQTKLGLVVHILIKLWCDRSRSKTVLEMHDQNRIIVYRSKSTTNNFYSSAKFVFILGRCFGVLPVHRLAKLPADVHFRWGSLWVVYSLLLASLMVFGIIVSHAHPHESFTLSHWATTVFYLFGIVTLMSHLQLARRFREFIADWTRIEEIMNHTYGYPDGLDLNLRVQSAICIGLHIGKNVSTVDPHLSPCFEGNILLGAGHCTTTGDEHKDFFENVSNDFHGALKIMLMVSPQKINVYCLKYIFQMAATTRTCVMVYNDLFIIAISICLALRFEQFTRHISQQKSVSSQRPSLLFTNPKKFKSHNYWKQIRRNYNSLCVLCRNVDAHVSFLVLLSFSQNVFFVLTQMHHVLRIRSDNLGMVYFWYSLLHVLFQLVLVTLNGAWVNDASKKPKVVLEALPSATHNNEVSLEEIWTNDFPTVPDPPVASPDKLHRGGIDGERVVPDHQRAHLGYRQGCCELRAGPHPAVERLITPRINIRMLLELICHCSGPANDR from the exons ATGTGTTTACTGATTCGTGGTGTGCTTCGTCAAACGAAGCTCGGTTTAGTTGTACACATCTTAATAAAGCTCTGGTGTGATCGCTCTCGTTCCAAGACGGTCCTCGAGATGCACGACCAAAACAGAATCATTGTTTACAGATCAAAAAGCACAACAAACAACTTCTATTCTTCCGCAAAgttcgtttttattttgggGCGATGCTTTGGGGTCTTGCCGGTGCACAGACTTGCAAAGCTCCCGGCTGATGTGCACTTCAGATGGGGGTCGCTTTGGGTGGTTTACTCTCTTCTACTCGCGAGTCTCATGGTGTTTGGTATAATTGTCAGTCATGCCCACCCCCACGAAAGTTTCACTCTCTCGCATTGGG CCACAACAGTATTTTATCTCTTCGGGATCGTCACTTTAATGTCACATCTGCAGTTGGCCAGACGCTTCCGTGAATTTATTGCAGATTGGACTCGCATTGAGGAAATCATGAATCACACTTACGGTTATCCAGACGGTCTGGATTTGAACCTCCGGGTCCAGAGCGCCATCTGCATTGGCCTCCACATCGGTAAAAATGTCTCGACTGTCGATCCACATCTCTCACCCTGTTTTGAAGGAAATATTCTTTTGGGGGCTGGGCACTGTACTACCACCGGCGACGAACACAAAGACTTCTTCGAGAATGTTTCCAACGACTTCCACGGCGCCCTCAAGATCATGTTGATGGTGTCGCCCCAAAAAATCAATGTCTATTGtctcaaatatatttttcagatGGCGGCAACAACTCGTACGTGCGTGATGGTGTACAATGACTTATTTATTATCGCAATTAGTATCTGTCTGGCTTTGCGCTTTGAACAATTCACTCGCCACATTTCCCAACAGAAGAGCGTAAGCTCGCAACGACCTTCGCTCCTTTTTACTAACCCCAAAAAGTTTAAGAGTCACAACTACTGGAAGCAAATCCGGCGGAATTACAACAGCTTGTGTGTTTTGTGCAGAAACGTGGACGCACACGTCTCGTTCCTCGTCCTTTTGTCCTTTTCGCAAAACGTGTTCTTTGTCCTCACCCAAATGCATCATGTTCTCAG GATCAGGAGTGACAACTTGGGGATGGTTTATTTCTGGTACTCGCTCCTCCACGTCTTGTTTCAGCTCGTGCTGGTCACCTTGAACGGAGCGTGGGTGAATGACGCCAGCAAGAAGCCTAAAGTAGTTCTGGAGGCGTTGCCCTCAGCTACACACAACAACGAAGTGAGTCTCGAGGAGATCTGGACAAATGACTTTCCGACTGTTCCAGATCCGCCGGTTGCTTCTCCAGATAAGCTTCACCGGGGTGGGATTGACGGGGAGCGGGTTGTTCCTGATCACCAGAGGGCTCATCTTGGAT ATCGCCAAGGCTGTTGTGAGTTACGAGCTGGTCCTCATCCAGCTGTCGAGCGACTAATAACGCCCAGGATAAACATTCGGATGCTCCTGGAATTAATTTGTCACTGTTCTGGACCGGCAAACGATCGCTGA
- the LOC138137339 gene encoding gustatory receptor for sugar taste 64e-like isoform X6 — protein MCLLIRGVLRQTKLGLVVHILIKLWCDRSRSKTVLEMHDQNRIIVYRSKSTTNNFYSSAKFVFILGRCFGVLPVHRLAKLPADVHFRWGSLWVVYSLLLASLMVFGIIVSHAHPHESFTLSHWATTVFYLFGIVTLMSHLQLARRFREFIADWTRIEEIMNHTYGYPDGLDLNLRVQSAICIGLHIGKNVSTVDPHLSPCFEGNILLGAGHCTTTGDEHKDFFENVSNDFHGALKIMLMVSPQKINVYCLKYIFQMAATTRTCVMVYNDLFIIAISICLALRFEQFTRHISQQKSVSSQRPSLLFTNPKKFKSHNYWKQIRRNYNSLCVLCRNVDAHVSFLVLLSFSQNVFFVLTQMHHVLRIRSDNLGMVYFWYSLLHVLFQLVLVTLNGAWVNDASKKPKVVLEALPSATHNNEIRRLLLQISFTGVGLTGSGLFLITRGLILDIAKAVVSYELVLIQLSSD, from the exons ATGTGTTTACTGATTCGTGGTGTGCTTCGTCAAACGAAGCTCGGTTTAGTTGTACACATCTTAATAAAGCTCTGGTGTGATCGCTCTCGTTCCAAGACGGTCCTCGAGATGCACGACCAAAACAGAATCATTGTTTACAGATCAAAAAGCACAACAAACAACTTCTATTCTTCCGCAAAgttcgtttttattttgggGCGATGCTTTGGGGTCTTGCCGGTGCACAGACTTGCAAAGCTCCCGGCTGATGTGCACTTCAGATGGGGGTCGCTTTGGGTGGTTTACTCTCTTCTACTCGCGAGTCTCATGGTGTTTGGTATAATTGTCAGTCATGCCCACCCCCACGAAAGTTTCACTCTCTCGCATTGGG CCACAACAGTATTTTATCTCTTCGGGATCGTCACTTTAATGTCACATCTGCAGTTGGCCAGACGCTTCCGTGAATTTATTGCAGATTGGACTCGCATTGAGGAAATCATGAATCACACTTACGGTTATCCAGACGGTCTGGATTTGAACCTCCGGGTCCAGAGCGCCATCTGCATTGGCCTCCACATCGGTAAAAATGTCTCGACTGTCGATCCACATCTCTCACCCTGTTTTGAAGGAAATATTCTTTTGGGGGCTGGGCACTGTACTACCACCGGCGACGAACACAAAGACTTCTTCGAGAATGTTTCCAACGACTTCCACGGCGCCCTCAAGATCATGTTGATGGTGTCGCCCCAAAAAATCAATGTCTATTGtctcaaatatatttttcagatGGCGGCAACAACTCGTACGTGCGTGATGGTGTACAATGACTTATTTATTATCGCAATTAGTATCTGTCTGGCTTTGCGCTTTGAACAATTCACTCGCCACATTTCCCAACAGAAGAGCGTAAGCTCGCAACGACCTTCGCTCCTTTTTACTAACCCCAAAAAGTTTAAGAGTCACAACTACTGGAAGCAAATCCGGCGGAATTACAACAGCTTGTGTGTTTTGTGCAGAAACGTGGACGCACACGTCTCGTTCCTCGTCCTTTTGTCCTTTTCGCAAAACGTGTTCTTTGTCCTCACCCAAATGCATCATGTTCTCAG GATCAGGAGTGACAACTTGGGGATGGTTTATTTCTGGTACTCGCTCCTCCACGTCTTGTTTCAGCTCGTGCTGGTCACCTTGAACGGAGCGTGGGTGAATGACGCCAGCAAGAAGCCTAAAGTAGTTCTGGAGGCGTTGCCCTCAGCTACACACAACAACGAA ATCCGCCGGTTGCTTCTCCAGATAAGCTTCACCGGGGTGGGATTGACGGGGAGCGGGTTGTTCCTGATCACCAGAGGGCTCATCTTGGAT ATCGCCAAGGCTGTTGTGAGTTACGAGCTGGTCCTCATCCAGCTGTCGAGCGACTAA